AGGCGCAGCGCCTATGACCGTTCACAGCTTGTATTGCGGGCGATTTCGGCGTCCGATCTCCTGATGTAAACGGGCTGAAGCGCGGCGGGATTGATGCCGCCGCCCGCACGGAAAATCAGCAACCCAAGCTCGGCCACCGATACCGCCGAGGGTTTTGCTTCCTGAGACGGGATAACGGAAAAAGTCAATCCGGCATCTGAAAAACTGTTTATGAAGAGACTGGCGGCAGGCCCTGTGATGGTAACCTGCTCATTCAATGCGGCGAGAAGGTCACCGAGTTCTTTGACAGGTACAGCCGAAGGCTCACGCACGGTTTGCGGGGTTTCCCCGGGATTACTCCGGTACAAGGCCGTGTAAGCCTCGGAGCGCTTTGCATCGATGAGCGGGCAGACGAGAGCTCCCGGTTTGTCGGCTTTCCACGCAAGTGCGGCAAGCGTGCTGACCGGCACTGTCGGTATACCGAGCCCGTATGCAAGCCCCATCGCCGTAGCAATGCCGATTCTGAGACCGGTGAAACTGCCGGGCCCGACGGATACGGAGACGAAGTCGATTTCCGCAAGCGAAATGCCCGCCTCTCCGATCAGTTCAGTGATGAATCCGTTAACAAGTTCGCAGTGCGAAGAGCGGGAGTCCTCGTGACGTTCGAATGCCTGTTTTCCTTCGACGATGAGGGCTGCGCTCAGCCGT
The DNA window shown above is from bacterium and carries:
- the tsaB gene encoding tRNA (adenosine(37)-N6)-threonylcarbamoyltransferase complex dimerization subunit type 1 TsaB, translating into MIALGIETATERLSAALIVEGKQAFERHEDSRSSHCELVNGFITELIGEAGISLAEIDFVSVSVGPGSFTGLRIGIATAMGLAYGLGIPTVPVSTLAALAWKADKPGALVCPLIDAKRSEAYTALYRSNPGETPQTVREPSAVPVKELGDLLAALNEQVTITGPAASLFINSFSDAGLTFSVIPSQEAKPSAVSVAELGLLIFRAGGGINPAALQPVYIRRSDAEIARNTSCERS